From one Zhongshania sp. R06B22 genomic stretch:
- a CDS encoding DUF1631 family protein: MQQTGTGLLADRLKSQSRLWFGEHLYRYFDRLQDNFHRRSLTATDPAEKSELLSQQHAVKLGQDEGFRLFAEHINSSFDSKRAYDTGSYPTLDRLAQRLEKLPDAYFESEKPQLRNFCRAIAPITILAGFQQILAPLKLEAAHRHHALTMFQGLLIQELSKLYDELLESLPVETQTENVEAWISHIKQQLKEKNLSTQERALTETRLQRLLKMHSHRRSVTSNAATIEPSDSELLDAVANIFQQLPAKRRLSSGVLASLNTMQTCISALALRDRSEFMHPLHPARQVCCQIINTLDQWDDAQPIQRQQFEAELKTISRKFNDHNIEANQFNSIRTQIDACCQHLLQSIKLNDRRNLNAEVGQKRLTRLRRKVHDMLDEKTQHIDLPLSIDNMLYGPMTTVILYHWLRHGSNGAPLRRSLQLIDDILWYIQPHSDWSELRRAKAMSKDIETELSDGLQRINYGYHATQALIEDLHQLRLIASGRSVKVSKPDVNH; this comes from the coding sequence ATGCAGCAAACTGGAACAGGACTTCTAGCTGACCGCTTAAAATCTCAGTCTCGACTGTGGTTCGGCGAGCACCTGTACCGCTACTTTGACCGCCTCCAAGACAACTTCCATCGTCGTTCTCTAACGGCAACAGACCCGGCCGAAAAATCCGAACTCCTCAGCCAGCAGCACGCCGTCAAACTTGGTCAAGACGAAGGCTTTCGGCTTTTTGCCGAGCACATCAATAGTAGCTTTGATAGCAAACGCGCCTATGACACCGGCAGCTACCCGACCCTAGATCGATTGGCGCAGCGCCTTGAAAAATTACCCGACGCGTATTTTGAAAGTGAAAAGCCACAACTCCGAAATTTTTGCCGCGCAATAGCGCCCATCACGATACTGGCGGGGTTTCAGCAAATTTTGGCGCCCCTAAAACTAGAGGCGGCGCATCGCCATCACGCGCTGACGATGTTCCAGGGCTTGTTAATTCAGGAACTCAGCAAACTCTATGACGAGCTACTCGAATCTCTGCCGGTGGAAACCCAAACCGAAAACGTGGAAGCGTGGATCAGCCATATAAAACAACAGCTAAAAGAAAAGAACCTGTCTACCCAGGAGCGCGCGCTGACAGAAACGCGACTCCAACGTTTACTCAAAATGCACTCCCATCGCCGCAGTGTCACTAGCAATGCTGCGACAATAGAACCCAGTGACAGCGAGCTACTCGACGCGGTGGCAAATATATTTCAGCAATTACCTGCTAAGCGCAGGCTATCTTCTGGAGTGCTCGCCTCGCTCAACACCATGCAAACTTGTATTAGCGCGCTGGCGCTGCGGGATCGCAGTGAATTTATGCATCCCCTACACCCCGCCAGACAGGTCTGTTGTCAGATAATCAACACTCTCGACCAGTGGGACGACGCGCAGCCCATTCAGCGCCAGCAGTTTGAAGCCGAACTAAAAACGATCAGCAGAAAATTTAACGACCACAATATCGAAGCGAATCAGTTCAATAGTATTCGCACGCAAATTGATGCCTGCTGCCAACACTTACTGCAAAGCATCAAACTCAATGACAGACGCAACTTGAATGCCGAAGTTGGTCAGAAGCGACTTACTCGTTTACGCAGGAAAGTGCACGACATGCTAGACGAGAAAACCCAGCATATTGATCTCCCCCTGAGCATCGACAATATGCTCTACGGTCCTATGACAACGGTCATTCTGTATCACTGGCTGCGCCACGGCAGTAACGGCGCTCCGCTACGCCGCAGCCTGCAACTTATCGATGACATACTCTGGTATATTCAACCGCACTCGGACTGGTCAGAGCTTCGCCGCGCGAAAGCAATGAGCAAAGATATAGAAACTGAACTAAGTGACGGTTTGCAGCGCATCAATTACGGCTACCATGCCACCCAAGCATTAATTGAAGACCTTCATCAACTCCGCTTAATCGCATCTGGTCGCAGCGTTAAGGTTAGCAAACCCGACGTCAATCACTAG
- the cmoB gene encoding tRNA 5-methoxyuridine(34)/uridine 5-oxyacetic acid(34) synthase CmoB, producing MINYQVFLNHLSEYPQLANWSKELPQQIAAGLNESRFGDLPRWKEALAALPDLRPDTIALNTSRVGADGSVSDSQREQLHEALKGLHPWRKGPYELFGVHIDTEWRSDWKWDRLKDAIAPLEGRTVLDVGCGSGYHCWRMRGAGANLVVGIDPTPLFVMQYFALQKYLQDQRVAVLPMGIEHLPEKLQAFDTTFSMGILYHRRSPFDHLIALRDSLRPGGQLVLETLVIEGRAGEVLVPEGRYSKMGNVWFIPSTATLEAWLKKAGFKSPKLIDVSQTSRNEQRSTDWMKFHSLADFLNPDDPNQTIEGYPAPRRATFIAEKP from the coding sequence ATGATCAACTATCAAGTATTTTTAAACCATCTTAGCGAGTACCCTCAACTCGCAAATTGGTCAAAAGAGTTACCCCAGCAAATAGCCGCCGGCCTCAACGAATCTCGTTTTGGCGATCTACCCCGCTGGAAAGAGGCGCTTGCGGCGTTACCGGATCTCCGCCCTGATACCATCGCGCTGAATACCTCGCGGGTGGGCGCTGATGGCAGCGTCAGTGATAGTCAGCGCGAGCAACTGCACGAGGCGCTAAAAGGTTTACACCCATGGCGCAAAGGTCCGTACGAACTCTTTGGTGTGCACATAGATACCGAATGGCGCTCAGACTGGAAATGGGATCGACTCAAAGATGCGATAGCTCCACTTGAGGGACGCACAGTCTTAGATGTTGGCTGTGGCAGCGGCTACCACTGTTGGCGTATGCGTGGCGCCGGTGCAAACTTAGTTGTCGGCATAGACCCGACACCACTATTTGTTATGCAGTATTTCGCCTTGCAAAAATACCTTCAAGACCAGCGCGTCGCTGTTTTGCCAATGGGTATTGAGCACCTTCCAGAAAAGTTACAGGCCTTCGATACCACGTTTTCAATGGGCATTCTTTACCATCGCCGCTCTCCTTTTGATCACCTAATAGCACTGCGGGACAGCCTCCGCCCTGGCGGACAACTGGTGCTAGAAACCTTAGTCATTGAAGGCCGGGCGGGTGAAGTGTTAGTCCCTGAAGGACGCTACAGTAAAATGGGCAACGTGTGGTTTATTCCAAGCACTGCCACCCTTGAGGCCTGGCTGAAAAAAGCCGGTTTTAAATCCCCAAAGCTCATCGACGTTAGCCAAACCTCAAGGAATGAACAACGCAGTACTGACTGGATGAAATTTCATTCGCTGGCCGATTTTCTCAATCCTGACGACCCAAACCAAACGATTGAAGGCTACCCCGCGCCGCGACGAGCCACTTTTATTGCAGAAAAACCCTAA
- the cmoA gene encoding carboxy-S-adenosyl-L-methionine synthase CmoA — protein sequence MTKHDTIYAQPQASLTRFAFDEHVVEVFPDMIQRSVPGYATIIAMTGVMAGRYAQSGSNCYDLGSSLGASTLAMAREIGERDCQIIGVDNSSAMIERCQHYIADIPQSIALRCENIQDTAIENASVVVLNFTLQFVPASERAALIQKISDAMRPGGILILSEKIVFLDPRLQELNTELHHAFKRANGYSELEVAQKRSALEDVLVPESLQQHQQRLREAGFSSIDVWFQCFNFASLVAIK from the coding sequence ATGACCAAACACGACACCATCTACGCCCAACCCCAAGCTAGCCTCACGCGCTTCGCCTTTGACGAACACGTTGTTGAAGTATTTCCCGACATGATTCAGCGGTCGGTGCCCGGCTATGCAACCATCATTGCAATGACCGGAGTCATGGCAGGTCGATATGCGCAGAGCGGCAGTAATTGCTATGACCTTGGCAGCTCACTGGGCGCCAGCACCTTGGCAATGGCGCGGGAAATTGGCGAGCGCGATTGCCAAATTATCGGAGTCGATAACTCGTCCGCCATGATCGAGCGCTGCCAACACTATATTGCTGACATACCGCAATCTATTGCGCTTCGCTGCGAAAACATTCAAGACACAGCAATCGAAAACGCATCGGTAGTCGTTCTTAACTTCACCCTACAGTTTGTGCCCGCCAGTGAGCGCGCCGCACTGATTCAAAAAATCAGCGACGCCATGCGCCCCGGCGGCATTTTAATTCTGTCGGAAAAAATTGTGTTTTTAGATCCGCGCCTACAGGAACTCAACACCGAGCTTCACCACGCATTTAAACGCGCCAATGGCTATAGCGAGCTAGAGGTCGCGCAAAAGCGAAGCGCACTTGAAGATGTGTTAGTCCCCGAGTCTTTGCAGCAACACCAACAACGACTGCGCGAAGCAGGATTCAGCAGTATTGATGTGTGGTTTCAGTGTTTTAATTTCGCCTCTCTCGTGGCTATCAAATGA
- a CDS encoding DUF3047 domain-containing protein yields the protein MPANILQRVYQSLGLIGDQTPRDLAMPPQRNPPSPLPTFIQFIRSRLSLLNQPPKADDIAAAFVQRLELSLERLDSQLSSCTWFTLVAGRQEWLDTGIDMAAGESVTVMGDGRLYLSRPLDVAIGPSFGLWYRIVDRGGAGLINKVPTDGAAISAEQGGRLQLITAVPGEFGDPQGGFDASIAKLPTSGQFSVAVLRWHTDIENALTAAAAADVDLFGPILARFKNPVRPPKGWHYLWRLGASEIYHADDNGLCCTTHADGGILQYPLDMRLSSDLVFNWQWCVDALPSKLAEHIQPTHDYLSIAIEFDNGLDLTYMWSSTLDVDTIFQCPLPWWDKRETHWVLRNDSADLGHWLSESRNIQADYLRAIGGPLPEKVVGVWLIANSAFQRGEGHCRYRQIALESNSGIESIHK from the coding sequence ATGCCAGCTAATATCTTGCAGCGCGTATATCAATCTCTTGGTCTGATTGGCGATCAGACGCCGCGCGATCTGGCTATGCCGCCGCAGAGAAACCCACCATCACCGCTTCCGACTTTTATTCAGTTTATTCGCTCTCGCCTCAGCCTGCTAAATCAGCCGCCAAAGGCCGATGATATCGCCGCCGCCTTTGTCCAGCGTTTAGAGCTAAGCCTTGAACGCCTTGATAGCCAGCTGAGTAGTTGCACCTGGTTTACCTTGGTCGCCGGTAGACAGGAATGGCTGGATACCGGCATTGATATGGCAGCAGGCGAGTCGGTAACCGTAATGGGAGATGGCCGCTTATATCTTTCACGTCCGCTGGATGTGGCCATCGGGCCGAGTTTTGGCTTGTGGTATCGAATCGTCGACCGGGGTGGCGCAGGACTCATTAATAAAGTGCCAACGGACGGCGCTGCGATAAGCGCAGAACAGGGCGGAAGATTACAGCTAATTACCGCCGTGCCCGGCGAATTTGGCGATCCGCAGGGCGGCTTTGATGCGAGTATCGCTAAACTACCTACTAGTGGGCAGTTTAGCGTTGCGGTTTTACGATGGCATACCGATATTGAGAACGCATTGACTGCCGCGGCTGCGGCGGACGTAGATTTGTTCGGCCCAATACTGGCGCGCTTTAAAAATCCTGTTCGGCCGCCGAAGGGCTGGCACTATCTTTGGCGCCTGGGCGCCAGCGAAATCTACCACGCTGATGACAATGGCTTGTGTTGTACCACCCATGCTGACGGCGGAATCTTGCAATATCCACTTGATATGCGGCTAAGCAGTGATTTGGTCTTCAACTGGCAATGGTGTGTTGACGCCCTGCCTTCTAAATTGGCCGAGCATATCCAACCAACACACGACTATCTGTCTATCGCGATAGAATTCGACAACGGCCTCGATCTTACCTATATGTGGAGCAGCACCCTGGATGTCGACACGATTTTTCAATGTCCCTTACCGTGGTGGGATAAGCGCGAAACCCATTGGGTACTGCGCAATGACTCGGCAGATCTAGGACACTGGCTGAGTGAATCACGCAATATTCAGGCTGACTATCTTAGGGCTATCGGCGGGCCGCTGCCGGAAAAGGTCGTTGGCGTATGGCTAATTGCCAATTCTGCTTTCCAGCGCGGTGAAGGCCATTGCCGCTATCGTCAGATAGCGTTAGAAAGTAATAGCGGTATAGAAAGCATCCATAAGTAA
- the ychF gene encoding redox-regulated ATPase YchF yields the protein MGFNCGIVGLPNVGKSTLFNALTNAGIDAANFPFCTIEPNSGIVMVPDPRLHALTEIVKPERVMPATMEFVDIAGLVAGASKGEGLGNKFLANIRETDAIAHVVRCFEDDNIIHVANKIDPAADIEIINTELALADMESIDKQLQKVARVARSGDKEATTLKNLFEKLLAHLDQGKPVRSLALDKEELARVNTLHLLTIKPTMYIANVNEDGFEDNPHLETVRAIAAEDGAIVVPICNKLESEIAELDEDEKAEFLADLGMEEPGLDRVIRAGYQLLGLQTYFTAGVKEVRAWTIPVGATAPQSAGVIHTDFEKGFIRAEVIAYNDFIQYKGEQGTKDAGKWRLEGKDYVVKDGDVVHFRFNV from the coding sequence ATGGGCTTTAACTGCGGCATCGTCGGACTTCCAAACGTCGGCAAATCCACCCTCTTCAACGCCCTAACCAATGCCGGCATTGACGCGGCCAACTTCCCCTTCTGCACCATAGAGCCCAACTCCGGCATCGTCATGGTCCCAGATCCGCGCCTGCACGCGCTGACAGAAATTGTAAAGCCAGAGCGCGTCATGCCCGCCACCATGGAGTTCGTCGACATAGCCGGGCTGGTAGCCGGCGCTTCAAAAGGCGAAGGCCTAGGCAATAAATTCCTCGCCAATATTCGCGAAACTGATGCCATCGCCCATGTAGTGCGCTGCTTTGAAGACGATAATATTATTCACGTCGCCAATAAAATTGATCCCGCCGCCGATATTGAAATCATCAATACCGAACTGGCACTGGCCGATATGGAAAGCATCGACAAACAGCTGCAAAAAGTTGCGCGCGTCGCCAGAAGTGGCGACAAAGAAGCCACCACACTAAAAAACCTGTTTGAAAAGTTGCTCGCCCACCTAGACCAGGGCAAACCCGTGCGCTCACTAGCACTGGACAAAGAGGAACTAGCGCGCGTCAACACCCTGCACTTGCTTACTATCAAACCGACAATGTACATCGCCAACGTCAACGAAGACGGTTTTGAAGATAATCCTCACCTCGAGACAGTCCGCGCCATCGCCGCCGAAGACGGCGCCATAGTGGTACCTATTTGCAATAAACTCGAATCCGAAATTGCCGAGCTCGACGAAGATGAAAAAGCCGAATTCCTCGCAGACCTCGGCATGGAAGAGCCAGGACTAGACCGTGTTATACGCGCCGGCTACCAACTCTTGGGTCTACAAACCTACTTCACCGCCGGTGTAAAAGAAGTTCGCGCGTGGACCATACCCGTTGGCGCCACCGCACCGCAATCTGCCGGCGTGATTCACACCGACTTTGAAAAAGGCTTTATTCGCGCAGAAGTTATCGCCTACAACGACTTCATTCAATACAAAGGCGAACAAGGCACCAAAGACGCAGGAAAATGGCGATTAGAAGGCAAAGACTACGTCGTTAAAGACGGCGATGTTGTCCATTTCCGCTTCAATGTGTAA
- the pth gene encoding aminoacyl-tRNA hydrolase, protein METIKLIVGLANPGPQYQDTRHNAGAWFVSELARQQGCTLNSEARFFGDTARIHYHGHDLRLLIPSTFMNRSGQAIAALANFYKITPEAILVAHDELDIPPGTARYKNGGGHGGHNGLRDTVAQLGNNSKFHRLRVGIGHPGHASQVTNYVLGKPPADERISIDRCIDEALRTLEDAVRGDWAKAMNQLHSYKQG, encoded by the coding sequence TTGGAAACGATAAAACTGATAGTAGGGCTGGCGAATCCCGGCCCGCAATATCAAGATACACGTCACAATGCGGGCGCCTGGTTTGTTTCAGAGCTGGCCCGGCAACAAGGCTGCACGCTGAATAGCGAAGCTCGCTTCTTTGGCGACACCGCCAGAATTCATTACCACGGTCACGACCTGCGTCTGCTTATTCCAAGCACCTTTATGAATCGCAGCGGACAAGCTATCGCCGCACTCGCTAATTTCTACAAAATCACTCCGGAAGCCATACTCGTCGCCCACGACGAACTGGATATTCCGCCCGGCACCGCGCGCTATAAAAATGGCGGCGGTCACGGTGGCCACAATGGCCTGCGCGACACCGTTGCTCAACTGGGTAACAATAGTAAATTTCATAGACTAAGAGTCGGTATCGGCCACCCCGGCCACGCCTCTCAAGTCACCAATTATGTGCTTGGCAAACCACCCGCAGATGAGCGAATCAGCATAGATCGCTGCATAGACGAAGCACTGCGCACTTTAGAAGACGCGGTGCGCGGCGACTGGGCCAAAGCCATGAATCAACTGCATAGCTACAAACAAGGGTAA
- a CDS encoding 50S ribosomal protein L25/general stress protein Ctc: MSNDYTVSAKARADVGKGASRRLRRLESEVPAIVYGGDKAPQMISILHKDFLWFLEDEAFFTSVVTLDIDGKQESVVLKDLQRHPAKLKLLHADFLRVDANTMLTLHVPLHFLNEESCVGVKNQGGNITHAATDLEVHCLPKDLPEFIEVDMALVEVGTTLHISDLKLPEGVESTALALGEDHDQAVAAVHAPRGGSDEDEDDDAAPAAAVEE; this comes from the coding sequence ATGTCTAACGATTACACAGTCAGCGCCAAAGCACGCGCAGATGTAGGGAAAGGTGCGAGCCGCCGCCTACGTCGTCTGGAAAGTGAAGTACCCGCGATTGTTTATGGTGGCGACAAAGCCCCACAAATGATCAGTATTCTGCACAAAGATTTCTTGTGGTTCTTGGAAGATGAAGCCTTCTTCACCTCTGTTGTCACTCTGGATATCGATGGCAAGCAAGAATCTGTTGTACTGAAAGATTTGCAACGCCACCCAGCTAAGCTAAAACTGCTTCATGCTGACTTTTTACGCGTTGACGCCAACACCATGCTTACTCTGCACGTACCACTGCACTTCTTGAACGAAGAAAGCTGCGTTGGCGTGAAAAATCAGGGCGGCAACATCACTCACGCCGCAACTGACTTAGAAGTGCATTGCTTGCCGAAAGATCTACCTGAGTTCATCGAAGTGGACATGGCGCTGGTTGAAGTCGGCACCACCCTGCACATTTCTGACCTGAAGCTCCCAGAAGGTGTAGAAAGCACCGCACTGGCACTAGGTGAAGATCACGACCAAGCGGTCGCCGCTGTACATGCGCCACGTGGCGGCAGTGACGAAGACGAAGATGACGACGCGGCTCCAGCAGCAGCTGTCGAAGAGTAA